A window of the Chloroflexus sp. Y-396-1 genome harbors these coding sequences:
- the uvrA gene encoding excinuclease ABC subunit UvrA: MSWIRIRGARTHNLKQIDLDIPRGKFVVITGVSGSGKSSLAFDTIFAEGQRRYVESLSVYARQLLGQLEKPDVDLIEGLSPAIAIDQKGGARNPRSTVGTITEIYDFLRLLFARIGQPHCPHCQTPLRRYTPQQMVDLIVNRPAGQRLLLLAPVPGESEAVLNDIRRRGFVRARIDGVVHDLDEPIRLEKYRSHTIEAVVDRLIIRQTADGTPALDRVRVADSVETALKLSGGQLIIHVVDGEEQFLSEHYTCPQHGPLELSKLEPRDFSFNTPQGACAACHGLGVVPEIDPALVIPDRDQPLLEAIVPWRESEYYRDVLRSFAAHFNIDPNTPVRTLRPELLGALLYGTGGEPMTLQYHLRGQMRSIETDFEGVIPNLRRRLTEQRATGESSPLEQYTTPRTCPTCNGTRLRPEVRSVLIAGHSIADIHHMTIGAALQWANQLHEQAQLRPHEQTIARPIVHEITQRLRFLQEVGLAYLTLDRTVMTLSGGELQRVRLATQLGAGLSGVLYVLDEPSSGLHPRDHDRLLNTLLQLRDLGNTVIVVEHDEATIRAADWIVDIGPGAGPHGGEVLVSGSLNDVIACPRSLTGQYLGGQRRIPIPAQRRPTQGRWLELRGCRANNLKNIDVRIPLGCFVVFSGVSGSGKSTLVMDTLAPRLSQLLHNSHMRAGEHDALLGYEHLERMIVVDQSPIGRTPRSNPATYSRIFDQIRQLFAATNEAKARGYDATRFSFNVKGGRCEHCAGEGLIQVEMQFLPDLFVPCDVCGGTRYNRETLDIRYRGLNIAEVLDLTVAEALEFFARVPSIAERLQALHDVGLDYLKLGQPAPTLSGGEAQRIKLATELGRRGNGHTLYILDEPTTGLHSADIERLLGVLQRLVDAGNTVLVIEHHLDLIAAADWVIELGPEGGEKGGYVIGTGSPETIAAQPDSPTGTYLRQRLRNKPLQ; the protein is encoded by the coding sequence ATGAGCTGGATTCGTATCCGCGGCGCCCGCACTCATAACCTGAAACAGATCGATCTTGATATTCCGCGTGGCAAATTCGTGGTTATCACTGGAGTTTCTGGTTCCGGTAAAAGTTCACTGGCATTCGACACCATCTTCGCCGAAGGGCAACGTCGCTATGTCGAAAGCCTGTCGGTGTATGCCCGTCAATTGCTTGGGCAACTTGAGAAACCCGATGTCGATCTGATCGAAGGATTATCACCGGCTATAGCTATTGATCAAAAAGGTGGTGCGCGCAATCCGCGCTCTACGGTTGGCACCATCACTGAGATCTACGACTTTTTACGCCTCCTCTTTGCCCGAATCGGACAGCCTCATTGTCCACATTGTCAGACCCCGTTGCGCCGTTATACCCCGCAACAGATGGTCGATCTGATTGTCAATCGACCGGCAGGGCAGCGTCTGTTGTTACTGGCGCCGGTGCCTGGCGAGAGTGAGGCAGTGCTAAACGATATTCGTCGGCGCGGTTTCGTGCGCGCCCGCATCGACGGTGTTGTCCACGATCTCGATGAACCAATCCGGCTAGAGAAATATCGCTCGCATACGATTGAAGCCGTTGTTGATCGACTAATCATTCGCCAAACTGCCGACGGGACACCGGCGCTTGATCGGGTGCGGGTTGCCGATTCGGTAGAGACCGCGCTGAAATTGAGCGGTGGTCAATTAATCATTCACGTCGTTGATGGGGAAGAGCAGTTTCTCAGTGAACACTACACTTGCCCCCAACACGGCCCGCTTGAACTGAGCAAGCTTGAGCCGCGTGACTTTTCGTTTAACACCCCCCAGGGAGCCTGTGCCGCCTGTCATGGTCTTGGAGTCGTGCCGGAGATCGATCCAGCACTGGTGATCCCTGATCGTGATCAACCGCTGCTTGAAGCAATCGTCCCCTGGCGTGAGAGCGAGTATTATCGTGATGTCTTGCGCTCCTTTGCTGCTCATTTTAACATTGACCCGAATACACCGGTGCGTACTCTTCGCCCTGAACTCCTTGGCGCTCTGTTGTACGGTACCGGTGGTGAACCGATGACCTTACAGTATCACCTCCGTGGTCAAATGCGTAGTATCGAGACCGATTTCGAGGGCGTCATCCCAAACCTGCGGCGTCGTTTAACCGAGCAACGTGCCACCGGTGAGTCATCGCCACTCGAGCAGTACACGACACCCCGCACCTGTCCGACCTGTAACGGCACCCGTCTGCGTCCAGAAGTACGCTCGGTTTTGATCGCCGGTCACTCCATCGCCGACATTCACCACATGACTATCGGTGCAGCTTTGCAATGGGCAAACCAGCTCCACGAACAAGCGCAGCTTCGTCCGCACGAGCAAACAATTGCGCGCCCTATCGTGCACGAGATTACGCAGCGTTTGCGCTTTTTGCAAGAAGTGGGGCTGGCATATCTGACTCTCGACCGCACGGTTATGACGCTCAGCGGTGGTGAACTGCAACGAGTACGCCTGGCGACCCAGCTTGGAGCCGGCTTGTCAGGGGTTCTGTACGTGCTCGACGAACCCAGTAGTGGTCTCCATCCACGCGATCACGACCGCCTGCTAAACACGCTGCTGCAATTACGCGACCTCGGCAATACTGTGATTGTCGTCGAACACGATGAAGCGACCATCCGTGCTGCTGATTGGATCGTTGACATTGGCCCAGGAGCCGGACCGCATGGTGGTGAAGTGTTGGTAAGCGGTAGCCTGAACGACGTGATAGCATGCCCCCGCTCGTTAACCGGTCAGTATCTCGGGGGGCAGCGGCGCATACCGATCCCTGCCCAACGACGACCGACGCAGGGACGCTGGCTTGAATTGCGTGGTTGTCGTGCCAACAATCTCAAGAATATCGATGTGCGCATTCCTCTTGGCTGTTTCGTCGTTTTCAGTGGCGTGAGCGGTAGTGGTAAAAGCACCCTAGTGATGGACACCCTAGCCCCACGCTTGAGTCAGTTGCTGCACAACAGTCACATGCGGGCCGGCGAACACGATGCTCTGCTCGGTTACGAACATCTCGAACGGATGATTGTGGTGGATCAGAGTCCGATTGGGCGCACTCCACGCTCAAATCCAGCTACGTACAGTCGTATTTTTGATCAAATCAGACAACTGTTTGCTGCTACCAACGAGGCAAAAGCGCGCGGTTATGATGCGACTCGCTTCAGTTTCAACGTTAAAGGCGGACGCTGCGAACACTGTGCCGGTGAAGGGTTGATTCAAGTTGAGATGCAATTTTTGCCCGATCTGTTTGTTCCATGTGACGTTTGCGGTGGAACACGGTACAATAGAGAGACGTTGGATATTCGTTATCGTGGACTCAATATTGCAGAGGTGCTCGATCTAACGGTTGCCGAAGCGCTTGAATTCTTCGCCCGTGTGCCGTCAATAGCCGAACGATTACAGGCATTACACGACGTTGGGCTTGATTATCTCAAATTGGGGCAACCGGCTCCAACCTTAAGTGGTGGCGAAGCCCAGCGTATCAAACTGGCTACCGAACTCGGTCGACGGGGAAATGGTCACACACTCTACATTCTTGACGAGCCAACGACCGGTCTCCATAGTGCTGACATCGAACGATTGCTAGGTGTCTTACAACGACTAGTTGATGCCGGAAATACGGTGCTAGTTATCGAACACCATCTCGATCTGATCGCTGCCGCCGACTGGGTGATTGAACTAGGCCCAGAAGGTGGCGAGAAGGGGGGGTATGTGATCGGTACCGGATCACCGGAAACTATCGCAGCACAGCCTGACTCACCGACTGGCACCTATTTACGGCAGCGTCTGCGTAACAAACCATTGCAGTGA
- a CDS encoding SDR family NAD(P)-dependent oxidoreductase, giving the protein MRSILITGASRGIGAATALALARPGTRLTLAARNRAALETIADQAITAGADCLVVPCDVTDPDQVSKTVAQAACAGRLDVVVHSVGGALVAPLSAISIDEWESHLRTQLTSFFLVAQAASARMDQGGLIINIASVAARQAFPGWSAYVAAKHGALGFAAAIREELRPRGIRVCSILPAATDTAIWDTIPGNWSRSNMLQPTDVAAVIAAIVALPPYVTVEDLTIGHVAGRL; this is encoded by the coding sequence ATGCGTTCGATTCTGATAACCGGTGCCTCACGCGGTATTGGCGCTGCTACAGCTTTAGCTTTGGCCAGACCTGGTACCCGATTGACCTTGGCTGCCCGCAATCGGGCGGCCCTCGAAACGATCGCCGATCAGGCAATTACTGCTGGCGCCGATTGTTTAGTGGTTCCATGCGATGTAACCGATCCAGATCAAGTTTCCAAAACCGTTGCTCAGGCTGCCTGTGCAGGACGTCTCGACGTGGTCGTACATAGCGTAGGTGGTGCGCTGGTTGCGCCACTGTCGGCGATCAGCATTGATGAATGGGAGTCCCATCTACGGACCCAGCTCACCAGTTTCTTCCTGGTGGCCCAGGCGGCGAGTGCTCGGATGGATCAAGGCGGATTGATTATCAACATCGCCTCAGTGGCTGCCAGACAGGCATTTCCCGGTTGGTCGGCCTACGTAGCTGCCAAACACGGTGCGCTAGGCTTTGCGGCTGCCATCCGTGAAGAACTGCGACCACGTGGTATTCGAGTGTGTTCGATTTTGCCTGCGGCTACTGACACCGCAATTTGGGATACCATTCCCGGCAATTGGTCACGTAGCAATATGTTGCAACCAACCGATGTTGCAGCGGTAATTGCAGCTATCGTTGCTTTGCCACCTTATGTAACGGTCGAAGATTTGACTATCGGTCATGTCGCAGGTCGGTTGTGA
- the folE gene encoding GTP cyclohydrolase I FolE yields the protein MSSNGNGYHPTPDIDEEHYESLIVPGRGKLEGMSFVSDPRIEEAVRTILTAIGEVPDREGLQKTPSRVAKMYAELTAGYHIDPQALINGAIFSVAYDEMVLVTNIDYYSLCEHHMLPFFGQVHVAYIPNGKVVGLSKIPRIVEMFARRLQVQERMTVQIADFINEALEPAGVAVVAEGVHMCGVMRGVKKANARMVTSAMRGVFREDSKTRAEFMAHINRSRNRQD from the coding sequence ATGTCTAGCAATGGTAACGGTTATCATCCCACCCCTGATATTGATGAGGAACACTACGAAAGTCTGATCGTTCCTGGTCGTGGTAAACTGGAGGGAATGTCATTTGTTTCCGATCCCCGCATCGAAGAGGCAGTCCGTACTATTCTTACGGCCATCGGCGAGGTTCCGGATCGTGAGGGGTTACAGAAGACCCCTTCACGGGTTGCCAAAATGTACGCTGAGCTAACAGCCGGTTATCATATTGATCCCCAAGCGTTGATCAACGGCGCCATCTTCAGTGTCGCTTATGATGAGATGGTGCTGGTCACCAACATTGACTATTATAGTCTCTGCGAGCACCATATGTTGCCATTCTTTGGTCAGGTCCATGTGGCCTACATTCCAAACGGCAAGGTTGTCGGTCTAAGCAAGATTCCGCGTATCGTCGAGATGTTTGCCCGACGTCTGCAAGTTCAGGAACGAATGACAGTACAGATCGCTGATTTCATCAATGAGGCACTGGAACCTGCTGGCGTTGCTGTGGTTGCCGAAGGCGTTCATATGTGCGGAGTGATGCGCGGGGTGAAAAAAGCGAATGCGCGTATGGTGACCTCGGCGATGCGTGGTGTGTTCCGCGAAGACTCTAAGACGCGGGCTGAATTTATGGCGCACATCAACCGCTCTCGTAATCGGCAGGATTAA
- a CDS encoding 6-carboxytetrahydropterin synthase produces MVVATRRFEFSAAHRYWRDDWSAEENERVFGPYTSPYGHGHNYTLDVSITGALDERTGMVMNMTELKAIVNDVLEEFDHKHLNFDTPYFRDQVPTTENLVRVLWRLIAARLPAHARLVHLRLYEQPDLWADYDGTGETQFSRLYTFASAHRLHAPTLSNEENRLIYGKCNNPNGHGHNYTLEVTVQGPIDPATGMLVDLEWLDRTVHSVIDQLHLRHLDREIPAFADRPSTAENIIVYLWNELAPLLEGRLALLRLWETRKNIFSYAGPSPVQV; encoded by the coding sequence GTGGTTGTCGCTACTCGTCGCTTTGAATTTTCGGCTGCTCATCGCTACTGGCGAGATGATTGGAGCGCCGAAGAAAACGAGCGTGTCTTTGGGCCGTACACCAGCCCGTATGGTCACGGGCACAATTATACACTCGATGTCAGCATCACCGGTGCACTGGATGAACGCACTGGGATGGTTATGAATATGACCGAATTGAAGGCGATTGTCAACGACGTCCTTGAGGAGTTTGATCACAAACACCTCAATTTTGACACGCCTTACTTTCGGGATCAGGTACCAACGACCGAAAATCTGGTGCGGGTGCTCTGGCGACTGATCGCGGCGCGCTTGCCAGCTCATGCTCGCCTGGTACATTTACGTCTCTACGAACAGCCCGATTTGTGGGCCGATTATGACGGCACAGGTGAGACACAATTTAGCCGTCTCTATACTTTCGCGTCAGCACATCGCCTCCACGCACCTACACTCAGCAATGAAGAAAACCGCCTTATTTACGGTAAGTGTAACAATCCCAACGGCCACGGCCACAACTATACCCTGGAGGTAACAGTGCAAGGGCCGATTGATCCGGCAACCGGAATGTTGGTTGACCTTGAATGGCTTGACCGAACCGTCCATTCGGTGATCGATCAACTTCACCTACGTCATCTTGATCGTGAAATTCCGGCCTTTGCTGACCGGCCATCAACCGCCGAAAATATTATTGTCTATCTCTGGAACGAGCTAGCGCCTTTGCTTGAAGGTCGTCTTGCCCTTCTCCGCTTGTGGGAAACGCGCAAGAATATCTTCAGCTACGCTGGTCCGTCTCCTGTTCAAGTCTGA